AAATGCTATCTGCAATAATGTCGCATAGTTTATCAGGATGTCCAGCACATACACTTTCTGCTGTTAAATATCTCTTACTCATTACACCGTATCTCCTCATCTTTATTTTCCTCTGCGGGCAGATAGCAATCGCTCCATCACATCGTCCTGTGGGTTTAAACCAGAGTACTCTGTAGCACAGTTCTCCCTAACGATTTGATATATCTCCATCCATAGCCTGTTTGTCTGACTCATAAAGCTCTGGCTCATCGCTACATAAGGACTTTGAATTGCATTGCCGGTAGTTGGATGCTTTGCTAGAAAACCAAACTCGGTTACCGCTTCCTCACACTGTATCCATCTGGCCGCACTCATGGCATACCGTTCTAGAAGCTGTGGAAGTACCAAATGGGCACATTCTCGCTCCTCAAGCCATTTCCATGTAATTTCATAGATTTCACTCGCTTCTAAGGTTTTCCCATCCTTTTGCACTGCGGAGAGCATGGCCCTTGGCTTTGGCATTTCCTGCCCCTTCAGGTCAGCAGTATTCTTGAACTCGACGACCTCAAGCTTTCTTTTACCGGGATTTCCCTCTGCAATTTTGTCAGCAAGTGGTTTTTTCTTTTGACCGGAGCCTATACGGGCGCCGCCTCGGTTTGTTCCGTCTTTGGCCATTCACTCACCTCTTTTCATCGATGGACCTATTACCCCGTTTGAAACCGCGAATTTTCACGCGTTACCCCACGCCCGTTACACAAATGAAAAGCTGTAGAGATTTGACTCCCCCTACCGGGTTCCCCAACGGTCTCCATCTCTTGCAGTGATTGCAGAGTGGCAAGGAGTACAAAGAGCCATCAGATTACTTCTATCGTGAGTTCCTCCTCTTGCAAGAGGAAGAATGTGATGCACTTCAGCTGCTGGGGTCAGCTTTCCTTGTCTTTTACATTCCTCACAAAGAGGATGGGCTGCAATGTAGCGGTCACGTATCCTTTTCCAAGCACGACCATAACGCTTGCGGGTTGCTGGATCGCGGTCATACTTCTCATACCGTGCAGCTTCCTTCTTGCTATGCTCTTCACAAAAGCGCTTGTCAGTTAGCTCTGGGCAACCGGGGTAAGAGCACGGTCGCTTAGGTTTCTTTGGCATACTTGCACCTCCTTTTGCCCATAGAAAAGTAAGCGTCAAATAAAACCCACCTACAATCTTCACCGCCTTCGTGAGATAATCCTCCAAAAAGAATAGAATGGAGGCTTTTTCATGACGAAACTCACTTTACGTGAAGAATGGGAAGCTCGGGTGGCTGACTTTAGGGCAAGTGGGAAGACAGCGAAAGCATGGTGTGACGAACATCAATTAAAGCTACATCAGTTATGGTACTGGGTTCGAAAGATTGAATCCACCAGACTGTCTAAATCAAGTGGGAAAGCCTTGTCTCCTCAATGGGTTCGCCTCCCAATGGAAGGTCCATCATCCCATGATGCCTTGACTTTAAAAGTGGGAAATGTCGCCCTCGAGGTAAGGCCCGGAATTGATCTTGCCTTCCTCGCCGATGTAATCAAGGTGCTGAAGGCGTTATGATCCCAGACGTGAGTGCGGCACAGGTTTATCTTGCCTTGGGCAGTACCGATATGCGTAAATCGATCGATGGACTCGCTGTACTTGTGAAAGAGAGTTTTCGGCTTGATCCTTTCTCCAATGCCCTCTTTGTTTTCTGTAATCGGAAACGGGACAAACTAAAGATCCTCTATTGGGAAAACAATGGTTTTTGGCTCTATTACCGGCGCCTTGAACGGGGGAGGTTTCAATGGCCGGATCACGTGACAGACCAAACGATGCATGTGACGAAGCGTCAGTTGCGCTGGCTGCTCGATGGGCTTTCCCTTGACCAAAAACAGGCGCATCCCCCGGTTACGGCGCGTACCATCCTTTAAATCCCGGGAGAATTTTTTCTTTTCTTTCGCTATTAAAAGGGTTTAAGGGGGGAATGTCGAATAAAGAAAGTATGGACAAAACGACGACCCTAACCATCGAACAACTTCAAAATCAAATAGAAGAACAGAATCAGCAAATTGCACTTCAAAATCAGCAAATTGCTGAACTAACGTTAAAGCTGAAATGGTATGAGGAGAGACTTCTCCTAAACCAGAAAAAGCGGTTTGGCTCATCCAGCGAGAAAACGGATGAGGCTCAACTAACACTTCCCCTCTTTAACGAAGCGGAAGAAACCGCCGATCCTGCTGCCGAAGAGCCGACGCTTGAAACGATTACTTACAGCCGTCATAAACAAAGTGGAAAGCGCGAGAAAGAGCTGAAAGACCTGCCGGTAGAAGTGATCGAGTACCACTTACCTGAGAACGAACAAACCTGTTCTTCCTGTGGGAATCCCCTGCATGAAATGAGCGTAGAGGTCCGGCAAGAGTTAAAGGTCATTCCTGCTCAAGTGAAGGTTGTAAAGCATGTCCGGCACGTTTATGCCTGCCGCCACTGCGAGCACCATGAAGCGCACACCCCCATCGTCACGGCACCCATGCCTACGCCAGTATTTCCAGGGAGCTTAGCTTCTCCGTCCGCAATGGCCTACATTATGTCGCAAAAATATGTGTATGCCCAGCCGCTCTACCGGCAAGAGAAGCATTTAGAACGCTTGGGAGTGCCCTTATCCCGGCAAACCTTGGCCAATTGGATGCTCTATGGTGCTCACCAATGGCTTCATCCGCTCTATGAACGGATGAAGGAGCACCTCATTCGTCAAGAGATCCTGCATGCGGACGAAACGACGGTACAAGTACTCCGGGAAGAGAATCGGGCTGCGGAAACCACCTCCTACATGTGGCTATACCGTACCGGAAGAGATGGACCGCCCATTATCCTCTTTGATTACCAAAAGACAAGAGCGGGAGAACATCCCAAAGCCTTCTTAGCTGGGTTCCGCGGATTCCTCCATGTGGATGGATATGCCGGATACAACCAATTAAAACCGGAGGTTACGCTAGTAGGATGTTTCGCCCATGCCAGAAGGAAATTTGATGAGGCACTAAATGCCCTTCCTCCATCGGATCGAAATAAAAACGTAGCAGCCAAAATCGGGCTTGGGTTTTGCAACCAGCTTTATGCCGTCGAACGGGATTTAAAAGAGGCTTCCCCGGAAGAACGGTATGAAGAACGCTTAAAACGAAGTAAGCCCATTTTGGAGGCTTTTTCCGTATGGCTTCACCAAATGAAGGATCAAGTCCTACCCAAAAGCACCTTTGGGCAGGCGGTTCAGTATTGCCTTAATCAGTGGGAGAGCCTCACAAACTATCTCAAAGATGGGAGACTTGAAATCGATAATAACAGAAGCGAACGCTCTATTAAGCCATTTGTCATTGGGAGGAAGAACTGGCTCTTTAGCAACACACCAAGGGGAGCGAAGGCGAGCGCGATCATCTACAGTATCATAGAGACTGCGAAAGAGAATAACCTTAATCCGTACAACTACCTCACCTATCTCTTTGAGCGGCTACCGAATATCGATTTGAAGGATAAAGACATGATCGATCAGCTCCTTCCTTGGTCGGCCGCCTTGCCTTCAAATTGCCGGGTAAACCAAAAGTAAATTTAACGAAACGAAGCTTCGTCTCCTTCTTGGTGACGGAGCTTTTAATTTT
The DNA window shown above is from Thermicanus aegyptius DSM 12793 and carries:
- the tnpB gene encoding IS66 family insertion sequence element accessory protein TnpB (TnpB, as the term is used for proteins encoded by IS66 family insertion elements, is considered an accessory protein, since TnpC, encoded by a neighboring gene, is a DDE family transposase.); translated protein: MIPDVSAAQVYLALGSTDMRKSIDGLAVLVKESFRLDPFSNALFVFCNRKRDKLKILYWENNGFWLYYRRLERGRFQWPDHVTDQTMHVTKRQLRWLLDGLSLDQKQAHPPVTARTIL
- the tnpA gene encoding IS66 family insertion sequence element accessory protein TnpA is translated as MTKLTLREEWEARVADFRASGKTAKAWCDEHQLKLHQLWYWVRKIESTRLSKSSGKALSPQWVRLPMEGPSSHDALTLKVGNVALEVRPGIDLAFLADVIKVLKAL
- a CDS encoding HNH endonuclease signature motif containing protein, whose amino-acid sequence is MHHILPLARGGTHDRSNLMALCTPCHSAITARDGDRWGTR
- the tnpC gene encoding IS66 family transposase, whose protein sequence is MDKTTTLTIEQLQNQIEEQNQQIALQNQQIAELTLKLKWYEERLLLNQKKRFGSSSEKTDEAQLTLPLFNEAEETADPAAEEPTLETITYSRHKQSGKREKELKDLPVEVIEYHLPENEQTCSSCGNPLHEMSVEVRQELKVIPAQVKVVKHVRHVYACRHCEHHEAHTPIVTAPMPTPVFPGSLASPSAMAYIMSQKYVYAQPLYRQEKHLERLGVPLSRQTLANWMLYGAHQWLHPLYERMKEHLIRQEILHADETTVQVLREENRAAETTSYMWLYRTGRDGPPIILFDYQKTRAGEHPKAFLAGFRGFLHVDGYAGYNQLKPEVTLVGCFAHARRKFDEALNALPPSDRNKNVAAKIGLGFCNQLYAVERDLKEASPEERYEERLKRSKPILEAFSVWLHQMKDQVLPKSTFGQAVQYCLNQWESLTNYLKDGRLEIDNNRSERSIKPFVIGRKNWLFSNTPRGAKASAIIYSIIETAKENNLNPYNYLTYLFERLPNIDLKDKDMIDQLLPWSAALPSNCRVNQK
- a CDS encoding P27 family phage terminase small subunit, whose protein sequence is MAKDGTNRGGARIGSGQKKKPLADKIAEGNPGKRKLEVVEFKNTADLKGQEMPKPRAMLSAVQKDGKTLEASEIYEITWKWLEERECAHLVLPQLLERYAMSAARWIQCEEAVTEFGFLAKHPTTGNAIQSPYVAMSQSFMSQTNRLWMEIYQIVRENCATEYSGLNPQDDVMERLLSARRGK